One segment of Capnocytophaga sp. oral taxon 878 DNA contains the following:
- a CDS encoding GatB/YqeY domain-containing protein, whose translation MSLQTKVMEALKEAMKAKDTIALESLRAIKSAILLAKTEAGAAEELTEADELKLLQKLVKQRKDSAALYTQQGRNDLAEPELAQKAIIEKFLPAQLSEAEVEATLKTIIAQVGATTAKDMGKVMGVATKQLAGKTDSKLISEIVKKLLS comes from the coding sequence ATGAGTTTACAAACTAAGGTAATGGAGGCTCTGAAAGAGGCAATGAAGGCAAAAGATACTATTGCATTAGAGTCTTTAAGAGCTATCAAATCGGCTATATTATTAGCTAAAACTGAAGCAGGAGCTGCTGAAGAACTTACAGAAGCTGATGAGCTAAAACTGCTTCAAAAATTAGTGAAACAGCGCAAAGATAGTGCGGCATTGTACACTCAGCAAGGTAGGAATGACTTAGCAGAGCCTGAATTAGCACAAAAGGCTATAATTGAGAAGTTTTTGCCTGCGCAACTCTCTGAAGCTGAGGTTGAAGCAACCTTAAAGACTATTATTGCTCAAGTAGGGGCTACTACAGCTAAAGATATGGGCAAGGTAATGGGCGTTGCTACAAAACAATTGGCAGGTAAAACTGATAGTAAACTCATTTCAGAAATAGTAAAGAAGTTGTTATCATAA
- the metF gene encoding methylenetetrahydrofolate reductase [NAD(P)H] yields the protein MKITDHIKNAKGKTLFSFEVVPPKKGNNIEELYQNIDPLMEFNPPFIDVTTSREEYYYIEHPNGLLEKKVTRMRPGTVGICAAIQHKYKVDTVPHVLCGGFSKEETEYLLVDCLYLGIDNVMALRGDAMKEQRYFQPTEGGHTYAAELVTQIINLNKGIYLNGIAADHKANFCIGVAGYPEKHIEAPSLTSDLARLKEKVDAGADYVVTQMFFDNQKYFEFVEKAKEAGINVPIIPGIKPIAIKKHLNLLSQAFKIDFPEELIKAVEACKNNADVKQVGIEWAIQQSKELKAAGAPVLHYYSMGKSDNIVKVISEVF from the coding sequence ATGAAAATAACAGACCATATTAAGAATGCCAAAGGAAAAACACTCTTCTCCTTTGAAGTAGTACCTCCTAAAAAGGGAAATAATATTGAAGAATTATACCAAAACATAGACCCCTTAATGGAGTTCAACCCTCCGTTTATAGATGTAACTACCTCACGTGAGGAGTATTATTACATTGAACACCCCAATGGGCTATTGGAAAAGAAAGTAACCCGTATGCGCCCTGGTACCGTGGGTATTTGCGCGGCTATTCAGCATAAATATAAGGTAGATACTGTACCACACGTGCTTTGTGGTGGTTTTTCAAAAGAAGAAACTGAGTACCTTTTGGTAGATTGCCTCTACTTGGGTATAGACAACGTAATGGCTTTGCGCGGCGATGCAATGAAAGAACAACGCTACTTTCAGCCTACTGAGGGCGGACATACTTATGCTGCCGAACTCGTTACTCAAATCATCAATTTGAACAAAGGAATTTACCTCAACGGTATTGCTGCCGACCATAAGGCTAATTTCTGTATAGGAGTGGCGGGGTATCCTGAAAAACACATTGAAGCCCCCTCACTCACCTCGGACTTGGCGCGCTTGAAAGAAAAGGTAGATGCCGGTGCCGACTATGTGGTAACACAAATGTTTTTTGACAATCAGAAGTATTTTGAGTTTGTAGAGAAAGCCAAAGAAGCGGGTATCAATGTGCCTATCATACCAGGGATTAAACCTATTGCTATTAAAAAGCACCTCAACTTGCTTTCACAAGCCTTTAAAATAGACTTCCCCGAAGAGCTCATCAAAGCAGTAGAAGCCTGCAAAAACAACGCCGATGTAAAACAAGTGGGTATAGAATGGGCTATACAGCAGAGTAAAGAACTGAAAGCTGCAGGAGCACCCGTATTGCATTACTATTCTATGGGAAAATCGGATAATATTGTGAAAGTAATATCAGAAGTATTTTAA
- a CDS encoding GrpB family protein produces the protein MNQEENPLLQMSLQELWQLFPINLTPHNPLWKEWYEEEHSFLLKQLPSNEIIRLNHIGSTAVEGIQAKPIVDMLLEVKKDSSFQKLKEVILQSGYLCMNETNDRISFNKGYTVNGFAERVFHLHLRYEGDNDELYFRDELQAHPSIAKDYETLKLSLWKPFQYDRDAYTAHKTDFIKRYTLIAKEEFKGKYENNRPY, from the coding sequence ATGAATCAAGAAGAAAATCCTTTGTTACAAATGTCGTTGCAGGAATTGTGGCAACTGTTCCCTATCAATCTTACGCCGCACAATCCTTTGTGGAAAGAATGGTATGAGGAAGAACACAGTTTTCTTTTAAAACAATTACCCTCTAACGAAATAATACGACTAAACCATATAGGCAGTACCGCTGTGGAAGGGATACAAGCCAAACCTATTGTAGATATGTTATTGGAAGTGAAGAAAGACAGTTCATTTCAGAAGCTAAAAGAAGTCATATTACAATCAGGTTATCTATGTATGAATGAAACAAATGATAGGATTTCTTTTAATAAAGGCTATACTGTTAATGGGTTTGCAGAACGTGTATTTCACTTGCACTTGCGTTATGAAGGCGATAATGACGAACTCTATTTTCGCGATGAACTACAAGCGCACCCTTCAATTGCCAAAGACTATGAAACACTTAAATTGTCTCTTTGGAAGCCTTTCCAGTACGACCGAGATGCTTATACCGCTCACAAAACAGACTTTATAAAACGATATACACTGATAGCAAAAGAAGAATTTAAAGGAAAATATGAAAATAACAGACCATATTAA